Proteins from one Lewinella sp. 4G2 genomic window:
- the atpA gene encoding F0F1 ATP synthase subunit alpha, with translation MAGIKPDEISGIIKAQLSGANTAAELEEYGTVLQVGDGIARVYGLENAQAGELVTFANGTEAIVLNLEEDNVGVVLMGSSTGIQEGSRVSRTGRIASINVGEGMVGRVVDPLGQPLDGKGPIAGQTYEMPLERKAPGVIYRQPVTEPLQTGIKAIDAMIPIGRGQRELIIGDRQTGKSAIAIDTILNQKEFYDRGEPVFCIYVACGQKASTVAQIAKTLEENGAMAYSTIVASSAADPAPLQFYAPFAGAAIGEYFRDTGRPALIIYDDLSKQAVAYREVSLLLRRPPGREAYPGDVFYLHSRLLERAAKVINDDAIAQDMNDLPDSLKNAGIVKGGGSLTALPIIETQAGDVSAYIPTNVISITDGQIFLTSNLFNSGIRPAIDVGISVSRVGGSAQIKPMKKVSGTLKLDQASYRELEAFAKFGSDLDASTQNILEKGKRNVEMLKQPQYSPVAVEKQVAIIHLGTNNRMKDVPVNKIKEFEALFLSEVERQLPEVLENFRNKKYDKADLAKLDEVAAQLVPQFS, from the coding sequence ATGGCTGGAATCAAGCCCGACGAAATTAGCGGTATCATCAAAGCACAACTCAGTGGCGCCAACACGGCGGCCGAGTTGGAAGAGTACGGTACCGTCCTTCAAGTAGGTGACGGTATCGCCCGCGTCTACGGTCTCGAGAATGCCCAGGCGGGTGAACTCGTCACTTTTGCTAACGGTACGGAAGCGATCGTACTGAACCTTGAGGAAGATAACGTCGGTGTCGTACTGATGGGCTCCTCCACCGGTATTCAGGAAGGTAGCCGCGTAAGCCGCACCGGCCGTATTGCCAGCATCAACGTTGGTGAAGGTATGGTCGGCCGCGTAGTCGATCCCCTCGGTCAGCCCCTCGACGGTAAGGGCCCGATCGCAGGTCAGACCTACGAGATGCCCCTCGAGCGCAAAGCTCCCGGTGTAATCTACCGCCAGCCGGTAACCGAGCCCCTGCAGACGGGTATCAAGGCCATCGACGCGATGATCCCCATCGGCCGTGGCCAGCGGGAACTCATCATCGGTGACCGGCAGACGGGTAAGTCCGCCATTGCCATCGATACGATCCTGAACCAAAAGGAATTCTACGACCGCGGTGAGCCGGTATTCTGTATCTACGTTGCTTGTGGCCAGAAGGCTTCTACCGTAGCGCAGATTGCCAAGACGCTCGAAGAGAACGGCGCCATGGCGTACTCTACCATCGTTGCCTCTTCCGCAGCCGACCCCGCTCCACTCCAGTTCTACGCACCGTTCGCTGGTGCCGCCATTGGTGAGTACTTCCGGGATACGGGCCGCCCCGCACTGATCATTTACGATGATCTCTCCAAGCAGGCCGTTGCTTACCGTGAGGTATCCCTCCTGCTTCGCCGCCCACCGGGACGTGAAGCTTACCCCGGTGACGTATTCTACCTCCACAGCCGCCTCCTCGAGCGCGCCGCCAAGGTTATTAACGATGACGCGATCGCCCAGGACATGAACGACCTTCCCGACAGCCTCAAAAACGCAGGTATCGTGAAGGGTGGTGGTTCCCTGACGGCCCTGCCGATCATCGAAACACAAGCTGGTGACGTATCCGCGTACATCCCGACGAACGTGATCTCCATCACCGATGGTCAGATCTTCCTCACGTCCAACCTCTTCAACTCCGGTATCCGCCCCGCCATCGACGTAGGTATCTCCGTATCCCGCGTAGGTGGTTCGGCCCAGATCAAGCCGATGAAGAAGGTTTCCGGTACGCTGAAGCTCGACCAGGCCTCTTACCGCGAACTGGAAGCATTTGCCAAGTTCGGTTCCGACCTCGATGCGTCTACCCAGAACATTCTCGAGAAGGGTAAGCGTAACGTGGAAATGTTGAAGCAGCCTCAGTACTCTCCCGTAGCGGTAGAGAAGCAGGTAGCCATCATCCACCTCGGTACCAACAACCGGATGAAGGACGTCCCCGTCAACAAGATCAAGGAGTTCGAAGCCCTCTTCCTCAGTGAAGTGGAGCGTCAGCTTCCCGAAGTCCTCGAAAACTTCCGCAACAAGAAGTACGACAAAGCTGACCTGGCTAAGCTCGACGAAGTTGCCGCGCAGCTCGTACCACAATTCTCATAG
- a CDS encoding SDR family oxidoreductase has protein sequence MTPENTTKTKWALITGGSHGIGKALAEECLKRGLNVVIVALPDVHLDTINRELKEHAPGRYHLIPVDLTAPDAIPEVERHLATLGITLTYLINNAGFGRGGLIEHTDWSEYLTMMQLNNQAMVGLTLALLPQLKKTRGSILNMSSMEATLPLPYKTVYTGTKAFVYNYSLALRQELKHYGIGVSVLCPGPVITNEDGLKRVAAMGSLAKVLVTMPADIAPMAIGNFLNNKDVIRPKFLNRAILAFASIVPRGIKMAILEKVFSKYREEDEQAVPIVEEQLIS, from the coding sequence ATGACCCCCGAAAACACCACGAAGACCAAATGGGCGCTGATCACCGGCGGTAGCCACGGAATTGGTAAGGCGCTCGCCGAAGAATGCCTGAAGCGTGGCCTCAATGTGGTCATCGTAGCCCTACCGGATGTGCACCTGGATACGATCAACCGTGAACTAAAGGAGCACGCACCGGGCCGCTATCACCTCATCCCGGTAGACCTCACCGCACCGGATGCCATCCCCGAAGTTGAGCGACATTTAGCTACCCTGGGCATCACCCTGACCTACCTCATTAATAACGCCGGTTTCGGCCGCGGTGGCCTCATCGAGCACACAGATTGGAGTGAGTACCTCACGATGATGCAACTCAACAATCAGGCGATGGTTGGGCTGACGCTGGCGCTGCTACCCCAACTGAAGAAAACCCGCGGCAGCATTCTGAACATGAGTAGCATGGAAGCTACCCTTCCCCTACCCTACAAAACGGTGTATACGGGGACGAAGGCTTTCGTCTACAATTACTCCCTGGCGCTGCGACAAGAATTGAAGCACTACGGGATTGGGGTTTCCGTCCTGTGCCCCGGCCCGGTGATTACCAATGAAGACGGCCTAAAACGCGTAGCGGCGATGGGAAGTCTAGCCAAAGTGCTCGTCACCATGCCCGCGGACATTGCACCTATGGCCATTGGGAACTTCCTGAACAATAAGGATGTGATCCGGCCCAAGTTCCTGAACCGGGCGATCCTGGCCTTTGCCTCCATCGTACCCCGGGGTATTAAGATGGCCATCTTGGAAAAGGTCTTTTCGAAGTACCGGGAAGAGGATGAACAGGCCGTTCCGATTGTAGAAGAGCAGCTGATTTCTTAA
- the atpH gene encoding ATP synthase F1 subunit delta produces the protein MTNQRVADRYAKSLLDMAVERKQLDVIKGDVDALVAMAGNRDLALLLSSPVVNPSKKKAIFAELLEKSGANELTKTFVDVLITKGREGDLLGILGAFDKQYKSLNKISTVKVTSAVALSAAELDAIKQQLVAGGKTEASVDIETKIDPSIIGGFILEFDGKVYDASVAYKLSELRKEIA, from the coding sequence ATGACCAATCAAAGAGTAGCCGACCGTTACGCCAAATCCCTACTGGATATGGCCGTGGAGCGCAAGCAACTCGACGTCATCAAGGGTGACGTTGATGCGCTCGTCGCCATGGCCGGCAACCGCGATCTCGCATTGTTGCTGTCCAGCCCCGTCGTTAACCCCAGTAAGAAGAAAGCCATCTTCGCCGAACTGCTGGAAAAGTCCGGCGCCAACGAACTGACGAAAACCTTCGTCGACGTACTGATTACCAAAGGCCGTGAAGGAGACCTACTGGGCATCCTTGGTGCGTTTGACAAGCAGTACAAATCCCTCAACAAGATCAGCACCGTCAAGGTAACGAGCGCGGTTGCGCTTTCCGCGGCGGAACTGGATGCCATTAAGCAGCAACTCGTTGCGGGTGGTAAGACGGAAGCTTCCGTCGACATCGAAACCAAGATCGACCCCTCCATCATTGGTGGGTTCATCCTGGAATTCGACGGAAAGGTGTACGACGCCAGCGTCGCCTACAAACTGAGTGAACTTCGCAAGGAGATCGCCTAA
- the atpE gene encoding ATP synthase F0 subunit C: MGALGAGIAALGAGIGVGLIGSKATESIARQPEASGDIRTAMIITAALVEGAALFAIVVGFLAN, translated from the coding sequence ATGGGAGCTTTAGGAGCAGGTATTGCAGCACTCGGTGCAGGTATTGGTGTAGGTTTGATCGGTAGCAAGGCTACTGAGTCCATCGCACGCCAGCCAGAAGCATCCGGCGACATCCGTACGGCAATGATCATCACAGCCGCACTGGTTGAGGGCGCCGCCCTCTTCGCCATCGTAGTAGGATTCCTGGCTAACTAA
- a CDS encoding NAD(P)-binding domain-containing protein, with protein sequence MYHTIILGAGQAGLAAAYYLKRAGKKILVLESNARIGDNWRKRWESLQLFTPQRYNGLPGLAPTGSDWELIDRLEVANYLERYVETFSLPVQLHRTCVSAQKTDAWEIRTNAETYQAERLIVATGAYKDPVVPAVAKQFPASIAQLHSSEVRDLKDLVGSATSLLIVGAGASGQQLARLGAAAGAKVTLVGPKVANLPRNFLGKDIYWWLHNSGMMSVRTDSKIGKMLTNEKKGIITVGDGPMPPGVQRISTHVNGYAEGQLKFRTAKAEQAPLRWPGNNKKGVIIWCTGYRNRYPFLPEELLNDAGQPLQKSGLSTVDETVAFVGLENLRRPGSSLLGGVGKDAGEIVRELG encoded by the coding sequence TTGTACCACACCATCATTCTCGGAGCCGGCCAGGCGGGGTTAGCGGCGGCCTATTATTTGAAGCGAGCGGGGAAGAAAATCCTGGTACTGGAAAGCAATGCGCGTATCGGCGACAACTGGCGGAAGCGCTGGGAAAGTTTGCAACTTTTCACTCCGCAGCGTTACAACGGCCTTCCCGGTCTGGCGCCTACCGGTTCCGATTGGGAGTTGATCGACCGGTTGGAAGTCGCCAATTATTTGGAACGGTACGTAGAGACTTTTTCGTTGCCCGTCCAATTGCACCGCACCTGCGTCAGCGCCCAAAAAACGGACGCTTGGGAGATCAGGACCAACGCAGAAACCTACCAAGCAGAACGCCTCATTGTGGCTACCGGCGCTTATAAGGACCCCGTCGTGCCCGCAGTTGCTAAACAGTTTCCAGCTTCCATTGCGCAACTGCACTCATCCGAGGTCCGCGACCTTAAAGATCTTGTTGGTTCAGCTACCTCACTGCTCATTGTCGGCGCCGGCGCGAGTGGCCAGCAGTTAGCTCGTTTGGGCGCTGCCGCGGGTGCCAAAGTGACGTTGGTCGGCCCCAAGGTGGCGAACCTCCCCCGAAACTTTTTGGGTAAGGATATCTACTGGTGGCTCCACAACAGCGGGATGATGTCCGTGCGGACGGACTCTAAAATCGGGAAGATGCTCACGAACGAAAAGAAAGGCATCATCACCGTCGGGGATGGACCAATGCCACCTGGGGTACAGAGGATAAGCACCCACGTTAACGGTTACGCGGAAGGCCAGCTTAAATTTCGTACAGCAAAAGCTGAGCAGGCTCCGCTGCGGTGGCCGGGTAATAACAAAAAGGGCGTGATCATTTGGTGTACCGGTTACCGGAATCGGTACCCCTTCCTACCGGAAGAGCTACTCAATGATGCCGGCCAACCCCTCCAAAAAAGCGGACTGAGCACGGTGGACGAAACGGTAGCTTTCGTCGGCTTGGAGAACCTGCGCCGCCCCGGTTCCTCCCTGTTGGGTGGCGTTGGAAAGGACGCCGGCGAGATCGTGCGGGAATTGGGCTAG
- the atpB gene encoding F0F1 ATP synthase subunit A — protein MNLTARFFFLLVFCLSFGTLAAQNDVDSAEEHTEEHADDHGGKYDPVETIMHHIADGNEFEVFHGFAIPLPVILFAPGHGWTVGMSSMFDHGHHAVDGYVMNHGRINRIADESFPQGHVEIKDPHAIHTYKFKADGGPIVGEETDEISTEELNEADFLLYDGKQYKLDRASAADAGLFGGGITSFYDFSITKNVFGMMLAALLLIITFTVVARGYKDREGQAPSGFQGFMEPVFLFIRDEVAIPMIGKEHYARFLPFIMSIFFFILFCNLLGLIPIFPGSANITGNLAVTMGLAILVFIITNINGKKDYWQHVFWMPGVPIFVKPILAVVEILGLFIKPFSLMIRLFANITAGHIIILSLIGLVFVFGNSGESIGGATVGAIVGGAFTAFMNLIELLVAFLQAFIFAMLGASYIGAAVEEHDHHDEDHAVEHNHGGAYAESVAHH, from the coding sequence ATGAATTTGACTGCGCGCTTTTTCTTTCTGCTGGTTTTTTGTCTCTCTTTCGGTACCCTCGCCGCTCAAAACGACGTGGATTCAGCCGAAGAACACACTGAGGAACACGCGGACGACCACGGTGGTAAGTACGATCCCGTCGAGACGATCATGCATCACATTGCCGATGGTAATGAGTTTGAGGTCTTTCACGGTTTCGCCATTCCGCTGCCCGTCATTCTCTTCGCCCCCGGGCACGGTTGGACGGTCGGCATGAGCTCCATGTTCGACCACGGCCACCACGCCGTTGACGGTTACGTGATGAATCACGGCCGCATCAACCGCATTGCGGATGAATCCTTCCCGCAGGGCCACGTTGAGATCAAGGACCCACACGCCATCCACACCTACAAGTTCAAGGCGGACGGCGGACCCATCGTTGGTGAGGAAACCGACGAGATCAGCACGGAAGAGCTCAATGAAGCTGACTTCCTGCTCTACGACGGCAAGCAGTACAAACTAGACCGCGCTTCCGCCGCGGACGCCGGCCTTTTTGGCGGTGGCATCACCAGTTTCTACGACTTCAGCATTACCAAGAACGTATTCGGTATGATGTTGGCGGCTCTGCTGCTGATCATCACCTTCACCGTTGTGGCCCGCGGCTACAAGGACCGGGAAGGGCAAGCACCGAGTGGTTTTCAGGGTTTTATGGAGCCCGTCTTTCTCTTCATACGTGATGAGGTGGCTATCCCCATGATTGGTAAAGAGCACTACGCGCGCTTTCTGCCCTTTATCATGTCCATCTTCTTCTTCATCCTGTTCTGTAACCTGCTGGGATTGATTCCGATCTTCCCCGGTAGCGCCAACATCACGGGTAACCTGGCGGTGACGATGGGCCTGGCCATTCTGGTCTTCATCATCACGAATATCAACGGTAAGAAGGATTACTGGCAGCACGTTTTTTGGATGCCCGGCGTGCCAATCTTCGTAAAGCCTATCCTGGCGGTGGTTGAGATCCTTGGTCTCTTCATTAAGCCCTTCTCACTGATGATTCGTCTTTTCGCCAACATCACGGCGGGGCACATCATCATCCTTTCCCTCATCGGTCTCGTATTCGTCTTTGGTAACAGCGGCGAAAGCATCGGCGGTGCCACGGTTGGTGCCATTGTTGGTGGAGCCTTTACGGCCTTCATGAACCTGATCGAATTGCTCGTTGCCTTCCTCCAGGCCTTCATCTTTGCGATGCTGGGCGCCAGCTACATCGGCGCGGCGGTAGAAGAGCACGACCACCACGATGAGGACCACGCAGTAGAACACAATCATGGCGGTGCTTACGCAGAGTCGGTAGCCCACCACTAA
- the ung gene encoding uracil-DNA glycosylase encodes MSNVKINAEWKAALADEFEKPYFRNLISFIKQEKADGKEIYPAGSLIFNAYDTTPLSQVKVVILGQDPYHNPGQAMGLSFSVPKGVTRPPSLRNIYKELNTSLDIPISTSGDLTKWAEQGVFLLNSMLTVERNRPGSHQRSGWQFFTDASIKAISDHRENVVFMLWGAFAKKKAALINADKHLVLSSAHPSPFSADKGFFGNDHFKLANEYLVKTGQEAIDWGVE; translated from the coding sequence GTGTCCAACGTAAAGATCAACGCCGAATGGAAGGCAGCGCTCGCTGATGAATTCGAAAAGCCTTACTTCCGCAACCTTATTTCCTTCATCAAGCAGGAGAAGGCGGACGGCAAGGAGATCTACCCCGCGGGCTCGCTCATCTTCAACGCTTACGACACGACGCCGCTTAGCCAGGTTAAAGTGGTCATCCTGGGGCAGGATCCCTACCACAACCCGGGCCAGGCGATGGGACTGAGCTTTAGCGTACCCAAGGGGGTGACGCGGCCGCCGAGCTTGCGGAACATCTACAAAGAACTGAATACCAGTCTCGACATCCCCATCAGCACGAGCGGTGACCTTACCAAGTGGGCGGAGCAGGGCGTCTTCCTCCTCAACTCCATGCTAACGGTGGAGCGAAACCGGCCTGGCAGCCACCAGCGGTCGGGTTGGCAATTCTTCACCGATGCCTCCATCAAAGCCATTTCGGACCACCGGGAGAACGTTGTCTTCATGCTCTGGGGCGCCTTCGCCAAAAAGAAAGCCGCACTCATCAACGCCGACAAACACCTCGTGCTGAGCAGCGCCCACCCCTCCCCCTTCAGCGCGGACAAGGGCTTCTTCGGCAATGATCACTTTAAACTGGCGAATGAGTACTTGGTTAAGACTGGGCAGGAAGCGATTGATTGGGGGGTGGAGTAG
- the prfA gene encoding peptide chain release factor 1 — protein MIDQLSAIFIRFKNLEEQLGNPEVITDPARFTKVNKEYGKLKPIADTYLEYKDLLDNLEMSEEMRKDPDPEMREMAQLEYDELREKKESMDEEIKIMLIPKDPEDERDIIMEIRSGAGGDEAAIFAGDLYDMYRRYCENQGWKIEVIDENEGTAGGYSKLVLEVHGDDVYSHLKFESGAHRVQRVPKTESQGRVHTSAATVAVLAKMEAEDININKADLKIDTFRASGAGGQHVNKTESAIRITHLPTGIVSESQDGRSQHKNKEIAMAQLYRRIKDAQDSAAQAELSANRKSLVGSGDRSEKIRTYNYPQNRVTDHRINLTLHSLDKIVAGGLEPVIEGLQVAENASKLKEGVQ, from the coding sequence GTGATCGACCAACTCTCCGCCATCTTCATTCGCTTCAAGAACCTCGAGGAGCAACTCGGCAACCCCGAGGTGATCACCGACCCGGCGCGCTTCACCAAAGTGAACAAGGAATACGGGAAGCTGAAACCCATCGCCGATACCTACCTCGAATACAAGGACCTGCTGGATAACCTGGAGATGTCCGAAGAAATGCGCAAGGACCCCGATCCCGAAATGCGGGAAATGGCCCAGCTGGAATACGACGAACTGCGGGAGAAGAAGGAGAGCATGGACGAGGAGATCAAGATCATGCTCATCCCCAAAGACCCCGAGGACGAACGGGACATCATTATGGAGATCCGCTCCGGCGCGGGCGGTGACGAAGCCGCCATCTTCGCCGGTGACCTCTACGATATGTACCGCCGCTACTGCGAAAACCAGGGCTGGAAGATCGAGGTGATCGACGAGAACGAGGGCACCGCTGGTGGTTACTCCAAACTCGTCCTAGAAGTGCACGGCGACGACGTTTACTCCCACCTCAAATTCGAATCCGGTGCCCACCGCGTACAGCGCGTCCCAAAGACGGAGAGCCAGGGCCGCGTCCATACCTCCGCCGCGACCGTCGCCGTACTGGCGAAGATGGAGGCCGAGGACATCAACATCAACAAGGCGGACCTGAAGATCGATACCTTCCGCGCTTCCGGTGCCGGTGGCCAGCACGTTAATAAGACGGAATCCGCCATCCGCATCACCCACTTGCCGACGGGAATCGTCTCCGAGAGCCAGGACGGCCGGAGCCAGCACAAGAACAAGGAGATCGCCATGGCCCAGCTCTACCGCCGCATCAAGGACGCGCAGGATTCCGCCGCCCAGGCCGAACTCAGCGCCAACCGAAAATCACTCGTCGGTAGTGGCGACCGTTCCGAAAAGATCCGCACCTACAACTATCCCCAAAACCGGGTGACGGACCACCGCATCAACCTCACCCTGCACAGTCTGGACAAGATCGTAGCCGGAGGATTAGAGCCGGTGATTGAAGGGTTGCAGGTAGCGGAGAATGCTAGTAAGTTGAAGGAGGGGGTACAGTAG
- the atpG gene encoding ATP synthase F1 subunit gamma gives MANLKEVRERIGSVKNTQQITSAMKMVSAAKMNRAAQRITEMRPYAEKLNEMLTNILSNLEGDASTSFNVVRPITKACVVVVTSSRGLAGAFNTNIIKAAVSVIENELQGVGNVDVICIGKKGAEFFARNYAGKAGFTINREYQELFSDLSFDNTRQVPELIMNRFAGEAYDSVHVAYARFKNAAVQFSEAVQFLPVVDNNVAEGGKTTNADYIFEPSKETLLEELVPTILKTRFQSFLLDTNASEHGARMTAMDKATENASELLKDLKITYNKARQEAITKEILEIVGGAAALEDA, from the coding sequence ATGGCTAACTTAAAGGAAGTACGGGAAAGAATCGGTTCGGTCAAGAACACGCAGCAGATCACTTCAGCGATGAAGATGGTTTCCGCTGCGAAGATGAACCGTGCCGCCCAACGCATTACCGAGATGCGGCCCTACGCCGAGAAGCTGAACGAGATGTTGACGAACATCCTTTCCAACCTGGAAGGAGACGCATCCACCAGTTTCAACGTAGTACGGCCCATCACCAAAGCTTGCGTAGTAGTGGTTACCTCCAGCCGCGGTCTCGCTGGTGCCTTTAACACCAATATCATCAAGGCGGCCGTCAGCGTCATCGAAAATGAACTGCAGGGGGTAGGCAACGTCGACGTTATCTGCATTGGCAAGAAGGGCGCTGAATTTTTTGCCCGCAACTACGCAGGCAAGGCTGGTTTCACGATCAACCGTGAATACCAGGAACTCTTTAGCGACCTGTCTTTCGATAATACCCGTCAGGTTCCCGAACTGATCATGAACCGCTTCGCCGGTGAAGCTTACGATAGCGTCCACGTGGCCTACGCTCGGTTCAAGAACGCCGCCGTCCAGTTCTCGGAAGCCGTCCAATTCCTACCAGTTGTGGACAACAACGTTGCGGAAGGCGGCAAAACGACCAACGCCGATTACATCTTCGAACCCAGTAAGGAAACACTGCTCGAAGAACTCGTCCCCACCATTCTGAAGACACGCTTCCAGTCCTTCCTCCTCGACACAAATGCTTCCGAGCACGGTGCCCGGATGACGGCCATGGATAAGGCGACGGAGAATGCATCTGAGCTCTTGAAAGACCTCAAGATTACCTACAACAAAGCACGCCAGGAGGCGATTACCAAGGAGATCCTCGAGATCGTTGGTGGTGCCGCTGCGCTGGAGGATGCCTAA
- the atpF gene encoding F0F1 ATP synthase subunit B produces the protein MINLFLVDFSPIRPDFGLLFWTLLIFLLVWGILGKTAFKPIQKALTKRETDIQNSIDEAKRVQAQMAQLKDDNQRLLAEAREESTRIVAEAEAFAKKRRDEAVTEAKEAAQKVSADAQRQIAIMRDQAMADLKKEVGNMAIDVAEKVLRKDLKSDINQTTLVNELVKNLN, from the coding sequence ATGATCAATCTCTTTCTCGTCGACTTCAGCCCCATCCGGCCAGACTTCGGTCTGCTTTTCTGGACGCTGCTCATCTTCCTCCTCGTTTGGGGTATCCTGGGTAAGACGGCCTTTAAGCCCATCCAGAAGGCACTGACCAAGCGCGAAACCGACATCCAGAACTCCATCGACGAAGCCAAGCGCGTGCAAGCACAAATGGCCCAGTTGAAGGACGACAACCAACGCCTCCTCGCCGAAGCCCGCGAAGAAAGCACCCGCATCGTCGCCGAAGCGGAAGCCTTCGCCAAGAAGCGCCGCGACGAAGCCGTCACCGAAGCCAAGGAAGCCGCCCAGAAGGTGAGCGCCGACGCCCAGCGCCAGATCGCCATCATGCGCGACCAGGCCATGGCCGACCTCAAGAAGGAAGTGGGTAACATGGCCATCGACGTTGCTGAGAAGGTACTTCGTAAGGACCTCAAGAGCGACATCAACCAGACCACCCTCGTTAACGAACTGGTGAAGAACCTCAACTAA